In one Chroicocephalus ridibundus chromosome Z, bChrRid1.1, whole genome shotgun sequence genomic region, the following are encoded:
- the ANKRA2 gene encoding ankyrin repeat family A protein 2, with the protein MTEAMASSTNLDAGAQLIVEECPTSYSLPPMPDIKVENQLDSSTEEGQAQSVTMGMKFILPNRFDMNVCSRFVKSLNEEDSKNIQDQVNSDLEVASVLFKAECNIHTSPSPGIQVRHVYTPSTTKHFSPIKQSTTLTNKHRGNEVSTTPLLVNSLSVHQLAAQGEMLYLATRIEQENVINHKDEEGFTPLMWAAAHGQIAVVEFLLQNGADPQILGKGRESALSLACSKGYTDIVKMLLDCGVDVNEYDWNGGTPLLYAVHGNHVKCVKILLESGADPTIETDAGYNSMDLAVALGYRSVQQVIESHLLRLLQNIKE; encoded by the exons ATGACTGAGGCCATGGCATCTTCAACAAACTTAGATGCTGGGGCCCAGTTAATTGTAGAAGAATGTCCCACTAGCTACAGCCTTCCACCCATGCCGGACATAAAAGTGGAGAATCAGCTTGACTCAAGCACAGAGGAAGGCCAAGCTCAGAGTGTCACCATGGGAATGAAATTCATTTTGCCCAATAGATTTGATATGAATGTCTGCTCACGATTTGTAAAATCTTTGAATGAGGAGGACAGTAAAAATATTCAAGACCAAGTTAACTCTGACCTTGAAGTGGCATCTGTCTTATTTAAAG CTGAATGCAACATCCACACTTCTCCTTCCCCTGGTATCCAAGTAAGACATGTTTATACTCCATCAACTACTAAGCATTTCTCACCAATAAAACAGTCAACTACCCTAACTAACAAACACAGGGGAAACGAAGTCTCTACAACACCTCTGCTTGTAAACT CTTTATCCGTTCATCAGCTGGCTGCTCAGGGAGAAATGTTGTATCTGGCCACACGTATTGAACAAG aaaatgtaatcAATCATAAGGATGAAGAAGGATTTACCCCTCTGATGTGGGCTGCAGCTCACGGGCAGATCGCAGTAGTGGAATTTCTCCTCCAGAAT GGTGCAGATCCTCAGATTTTGGGTAAAGGGCGAGAAAGTGCCCTATCACTGGCTTGCAGTAAAGGTTACACAGATATTGTCAAAATGCTGCTTGACTGTGGAGTTGATGTCAATGAGTATGACTGG aatgGAGGCACACCTCTACTATATGCAGTACATGGGAACCATGTGAAATGTGTAAAAATTCTCCTTG AAAGTGGTGCTGATCCAACTATTGAAACAGATGCTGGCTATAATTCCATGGATTTGGCTGTAGCCTTGGGCTATCGGAGTG TCCAACAGGTTATTGAGTCTCATTTATTAAGGCTACTTCAAAATATCAAGGAATAA